One stretch of Theropithecus gelada isolate Dixy chromosome 12, Tgel_1.0, whole genome shotgun sequence DNA includes these proteins:
- the ASNSD1 gene encoding asparagine synthetase domain-containing protein 1: MCGICCSVNFSAEHFSQDLKEDLLYNLKQRGPNSSKQLFKSDVNYQCLFSGHVLHLRGVLTTQPVEDERGNVFLWNGEIFSGIKVEAEENDTQILFNYLSSCKNESEILSLFSEVQGPWSFIYYQASSHYLWFGRDFFGRRSLLWRFSNLGKSFCLSSVGTQTSGLANQWQEVPASGLFRIDLKSTAISRCIILQLYPWKYISRENIIEENVNSLSQISADLPAFVSVVANEAKLYLEKPVVPLNMMLPQAALETHCSNISNVPPTRETLQVFLTDVHIKEVIQQFIDVLSVAVKKRVLCLPRGENLTANEVSKMCDRKANVAILFSGGIDSMVIATLADRHIPLDEPIDLLNVAFIAEEKTMPTSFNKERNKQKNKCEISSEEFSKDDAAADDDSPDKHVSVPDRITGRAGLKELKAVSPSRIWNFVEINVSMEELQKLRRTRICHLIQPLDTVLDDSIGCAVWFASRGIGWLVAQDGVKSYHSSAKVVLTGIGADEQLAGYSRHRVRFQSHGLEGLNKEIMMELGRISSRNLGRDDRVIGDHGKEARFPFLDENVVSFLNSLPIWEKANLTLPRGIGEKLLLRLAAVELGLTASALLPKRAMQFGSRIAKMEKNNEKASDKCGRLQIISLENLSIQKETKL; this comes from the exons ATGTGTGGCATTTGTTGTTCTGTAAACTTTTCTGCTGAGCATTTCAGTCAAGATTTAAAAGAGGACTTACTATATAATCTTAAACAGCGGGGACCCAATAGTAGTAAACAATTGTTCAAGTCTGATGTTAACTACCAGTGTTTATTTTCTGGTCACGTCCTACACTTGAGGGGTGTTTTGACTACCCAGCCTGTGGAAGATGAAAGAGGCAATGTGTTTCTGTGGAATGGAGAAATTTTTAGTGGAATAAAGGTTGAAGCTGAAGAGAATGATACtcaaattttgtttaattatctTTCCTCCTGTAAGAATGAATCTGAGATTTTGTCACTCTTCTCAGAAGTGCAAGGTCCCTGGTCATTTATATATTATCAAGCATCTAGTCATTATTTATGGTTTGGTAGGGATTTTTTTGGTCGCCGTAGCTTGCTTTGGCGTTTTAGTAATTTGGGCAAGAGTTTCTGCCTCTCTTCAGTTGGCACCCAAACATCTGGATTGGCAAATCAGTGGCAAGAAGTTCCAGCATCTGGACTTTTCCGAATTGATCTTAAGTCTACTGCCATTTCCAGATGCATTATTTTACAACTGTATCCTTGGAAATATATTTCTAGGGAGaatattattgaagaaaatgttaatagCCTGAGTCAAATTTCAGCAGACTTACCAGCATTTGTATCCGTGGTAGCAAATGAAGCCAAACTGTATCTTGAAAAACCTGTTGTTCCTTTAAATATGATGTTGCCACAGGCTGCATTGGAGACTCATTGCAGTAATATTTCCAATGTGCCACCTACAAGAGAGACACTTCAGGTCTTTCTTACTGATGTACACATAAAGGAAGTAATTCAGCAGTTCATTGATGTCTTGAGTGTAGCAGTCAAGAAACGTGTCTTGTGTTTACCTAGGGGTGAAAACCTGACAGCAAATGAAGTTTCGAAAATGTGTGATCGGAAAGCAAATGTTGCAATCCTGTTTTCTGGGGGCATTGATTCCATGGTTATTGCAACCCTTGCTGACCGTCATATTCCTTTAGATGAACCAATTGATCTTCTTAATGTAGCTTTCATAGCTGAAGAAAAGACCATGCCAACTAGCTTTAACAAAGAaaggaataaacagaaaaataaatgtgaaatatcttCTGAAGAGTTCTCTAAAGatgatgctgctgctgatgacGACAGTCCTGATAAACATGTCAGTGTACCAGATAGAATCACAGGAAGGGCGGGACTAAAGGAACTAAAAGCTGTTAGCCCTTCCCGAATTTGGAATTTTGTTGAAATTAATGTTTCTATGGAAGAACTGCAGAAATTAAGAAGGACTCGAATATGTCACTTAATTCAGCCGTTGGATACAGTTTTGGATGATAGCATTGGCTGTGCAGTCTGGTTTGCTTCTAGAGGAATTGGTTGGTTAGTGGCCCAAGATGGAGTGAAATCCTATCACAGCAGTGCAAAG GTAGTTCTCACTGGAATTGGTGCAGATGAGCAACTTGCAGGTTATTCTCGTCATCGTGTCCGCTTTCAGTCACATGGGCTGGAAGGATTGAATAAGGAAATAATGATGGAACTGGGTCGAATTTCTTCTAGAAATCTTGGTCGTGATGACAGAGTTATTGGTGATCATGGAAAAGAAGCAAG aTTTCCTTTCCTGGATGAAAATGTTGTCTCCTTTCTAAATTCTCTACCAATTTGGGAAAAAGCAAACTTGACTTTACCCCGAGGGATTGGTGAAAAACTACTTTTACGCCTTGCAGCTGTGGAACTTGGTCTTACAGCCTCTGCTCTTCTGCCCAAACGGGCCATGCAATTTGGATCAAGAattgcaaaaatggaaaaaaataatgaaaaggcaTCTGATAAATGTGGACGGCTCCAAATCATTTCCTTAGAAAATCTTTCTATTCAAAAGGAGACTAAATTGTAA